A portion of the Blastochloris tepida genome contains these proteins:
- the rimO gene encoding 30S ribosomal protein S12 methylthiotransferase RimO, translated as MSDETPARPAPRVGLVSLGCPKALVDSERILSRLRAEGYEFSRKYQGADVVIVNTCGFLDSAKAESLAAIGEAMAENGRVIVTGCMGAEPDAILARFPNVLAVTGPQQYEQVVAAVHQAAAPAHDPFLDLVPPQGIRLTPRHYAYLKISEGCSNRCSFCIIPHLRGDLVSRPAAEVLREAEQLVKAGVKELLVISQDTSAYGLDLKYAPSPFHDREVRAKFLDLARELGSLGAWVRLHYVYPYPHVDEVIALMAEGKVLPYLDIPFQHAAPNVLKAMKRPAAQEKTLERIKRWREICPNLAIRSSFIVGFPGESEDDFAFLLDWLKAAELDRVGCFKFEPVAGAAANALPDQVPDEVKAQRHRRLMETQQAISAKLLKRKVGSRQKVIIDAVTATGATGRSAADAPEIDGTVHVAARRPLKVGEIVTVKIERADAYDLHGSVVGY; from the coding sequence ATGTCTGATGAAACGCCTGCCCGCCCTGCACCGCGCGTGGGGCTCGTCTCTCTCGGCTGCCCCAAGGCGCTGGTGGATTCCGAGCGCATCCTGTCGCGGCTGCGCGCCGAAGGGTACGAATTCTCGCGCAAGTACCAGGGCGCCGACGTCGTCATCGTCAACACCTGCGGCTTCCTCGATTCCGCCAAGGCGGAGTCGCTTGCCGCCATCGGCGAGGCGATGGCCGAGAATGGCCGGGTGATCGTCACCGGCTGCATGGGCGCCGAGCCCGACGCGATCCTCGCGCGGTTCCCCAACGTGCTGGCGGTCACCGGGCCGCAGCAGTACGAGCAGGTGGTGGCAGCCGTGCATCAGGCGGCGGCGCCTGCGCACGATCCCTTCCTCGATCTCGTGCCGCCGCAGGGCATCCGCCTCACGCCCCGCCATTATGCCTACCTGAAGATTTCCGAGGGCTGCAGCAACCGCTGCAGCTTCTGCATCATCCCGCATCTGCGCGGCGACCTCGTGTCACGTCCGGCTGCCGAGGTGCTGCGCGAGGCCGAGCAGCTGGTGAAGGCCGGCGTCAAGGAACTGCTGGTCATCAGCCAGGACACCTCGGCCTATGGGCTCGACCTGAAATACGCCCCCTCCCCGTTCCACGACCGCGAGGTGCGGGCGAAGTTCCTCGACCTCGCCCGCGAGCTGGGTTCGCTCGGCGCGTGGGTGCGGCTGCACTATGTCTATCCCTACCCGCACGTCGACGAGGTGATCGCGCTGATGGCGGAGGGCAAGGTGCTGCCCTATCTCGACATCCCGTTCCAGCACGCGGCGCCCAATGTGCTGAAGGCGATGAAGCGCCCGGCGGCGCAGGAGAAGACGCTGGAGCGCATCAAACGCTGGCGCGAGATCTGCCCAAACCTCGCCATCCGGTCGAGCTTCATCGTCGGCTTCCCCGGCGAGAGCGAGGACGATTTCGCGTTCCTGCTCGACTGGCTGAAGGCCGCCGAGCTTGATCGGGTCGGCTGCTTCAAGTTCGAGCCGGTGGCGGGGGCGGCCGCCAACGCTTTGCCCGATCAGGTGCCGGACGAGGTCAAGGCGCAGCGCCACCGGCGGCTGATGGAAACCCAGCAGGCGATCTCGGCGAAGCTGCTCAAACGCAAGGTCGGCAGCCGGCAGAAGGTGATCATCGATGCCGTCACCGCGACCGGCGCCACCGGCCGCTCGGCCGCCGACGCGCCGGAGATCGACGGCACCGTGCATGTCGCCGCGCGCCGGCCGCTCAAGGTCGGGGAGATCGTGACGGTGAAGATCGAGCGCGCCGACGCCTACGACCTGCACGGCAGCGTCGTCGGGTATTGA
- a CDS encoding FeoA family protein: MTEDVMSEPALTLADLPKGRSALINRISPCHDDHESERRLLEIGFEEGKTVVVMHRGLLGDPLGVRVDRQMIAIRRREAGLIVVTPLEA, translated from the coding sequence ATGACCGAGGATGTCATGTCGGAGCCAGCCCTCACGCTAGCCGATCTTCCGAAGGGCCGAAGCGCCCTGATCAACCGCATCTCGCCCTGCCACGACGACCATGAGTCCGAGCGGCGGCTGTTGGAGATCGGTTTCGAGGAAGGCAAGACTGTGGTGGTGATGCATCGCGGCCTGCTCGGCGATCCGCTGGGCGTGCGCGTGGATCGGCAGATGATCGCGATCCGTCGCCGCGAGGCCGGGCTGATCGTCGTCACCCCGCTCGAAGCCTGA
- the feoB gene encoding ferrous iron transporter B, which yields MPHLPRIALAGVPNCGKSALFNGLTGSRQKVANYAGATVERRWGSVTLDDGTRFHIVDLPGTYSLDAASRDQEITRDVLLGRRADEAPPNALICVIDATNLRLHLRLVLDVQRLGIPFVVALNMVDLAERNGTRIDIERLSQELGVPVIPTVAVRRGGLEELRRRLPGVLDKMARRAASSEDYKPLDAAGLRALQRRAREIAGKVVIAEGAASRITRHLDAVLLNPVFGPLFLMALVFVVFQAVFAWAEAPMGWIDDGVSWLAETVRTHLPEGRLSSLLADGAIAGVGSVIVFLPQILILFFFILVLEQTGYMARAAFIMDRLMGSVGLNGRAFLPLLSSFACAIPGIMATRVIDNPRDRLTTILIAPLMTCSARLPIYTLIIAAVIPNDPIGWGIGLQGIVLFGLYLAGVVNALVMAAVLRLTVTRGRAQPFLMELPKYQLPAVRDLVLGLLSRAKAFLVRAGTTILAASVVLWALASFPAPPEGATQPAIYYSFAASIGHALSYVFAPIGFNWEICIALVPGMAAREVAVGALGTVYALSGSDTTVAEGLVDTLRNAWSMPTSLAFLAWYIYAPMCFSTLAVSRRETNSRGWTAFQFGYLMVLAYVAAGATYWIARALT from the coding sequence ATGCCCCACCTACCGCGTATCGCGCTCGCCGGCGTTCCCAATTGCGGCAAGAGCGCGCTGTTCAATGGCCTCACCGGCAGCCGGCAGAAGGTCGCCAACTATGCCGGCGCCACCGTCGAGCGGCGCTGGGGCAGCGTGACGCTGGACGACGGCACCCGCTTCCACATCGTCGATCTGCCCGGCACCTACAGCCTGGATGCGGCAAGCCGCGACCAGGAGATCACCCGCGACGTGCTGCTCGGCCGGCGCGCCGACGAGGCGCCGCCCAACGCGCTGATCTGCGTCATTGATGCCACCAATCTGCGGCTGCATCTGCGGCTGGTGCTGGACGTGCAGCGCCTCGGCATTCCGTTCGTGGTGGCGCTCAACATGGTCGATCTCGCCGAGCGCAACGGCACCCGCATCGACATCGAACGCCTGTCGCAGGAGCTTGGCGTGCCGGTGATCCCGACCGTCGCGGTGCGCCGCGGCGGGCTGGAGGAACTGCGCCGCCGCCTGCCCGGCGTGCTGGACAAGATGGCGCGCCGCGCGGCCTCGTCCGAGGACTACAAGCCGCTCGATGCCGCCGGGCTGCGCGCGCTGCAGCGCCGGGCGCGTGAGATCGCCGGCAAGGTGGTGATCGCCGAAGGCGCGGCGAGCCGCATCACCCGCCATCTCGATGCGGTGCTGCTCAATCCGGTGTTCGGGCCGCTGTTTCTCATGGCGCTGGTGTTCGTGGTGTTCCAGGCGGTGTTCGCCTGGGCCGAGGCACCGATGGGCTGGATCGACGACGGCGTCTCGTGGCTCGCCGAGACGGTACGCACGCATCTGCCCGAGGGCCGGCTGAGCAGCCTGCTTGCCGACGGCGCCATCGCCGGGGTGGGCAGCGTCATCGTCTTCCTGCCGCAGATCCTGATCCTGTTCTTCTTCATCCTGGTGCTGGAACAGACCGGCTACATGGCGCGCGCCGCCTTCATCATGGACCGGCTGATGGGATCGGTCGGCCTCAATGGCCGCGCCTTCCTGCCGCTGCTGTCCAGCTTCGCCTGCGCCATCCCCGGCATCATGGCGACACGGGTGATCGACAATCCGCGCGACCGGCTGACCACCATCCTGATCGCGCCGCTGATGACCTGCTCGGCGCGGCTGCCGATCTACACGCTGATCATCGCCGCGGTGATCCCCAACGATCCGATCGGCTGGGGCATCGGCCTGCAGGGAATTGTTCTGTTCGGGCTTTATCTCGCCGGCGTCGTCAATGCGCTGGTGATGGCCGCGGTGCTGCGGCTGACGGTGACGCGCGGGCGGGCGCAGCCGTTCCTGATGGAGCTGCCGAAATACCAGCTTCCGGCGGTGCGCGACCTCGTGCTCGGCCTGCTGTCGCGGGCCAAGGCGTTCCTGGTGCGCGCCGGCACCACCATCCTTGCCGCTTCGGTGGTGCTGTGGGCGCTGGCGAGCTTCCCCGCGCCGCCGGAGGGCGCCACCCAGCCGGCGATCTATTACAGCTTCGCCGCCTCGATCGGCCACGCGCTGTCCTATGTGTTCGCGCCGATCGGCTTCAACTGGGAGATCTGCATCGCGCTGGTGCCGGGCATGGCGGCGCGCGAGGTGGCGGTGGGTGCGCTCGGCACCGTCTATGCGCTGTCCGGCTCCGACACCACGGTGGCCGAAGGGCTGGTGGATACGCTGCGCAATGCGTGGTCGATGCCGACCTCGCTGGCCTTCCTCGCCTGGTACATCTATGCGCCGATGTGCTTCTCGACGCTGGCGGTGTCGCGGCGCGAGACCAATTCGCGCGGCTGGACGGCGTTCCAGTTCGGCTATCTGATGGTGTTGGCCTATGTGGCGGCCGGCGCCACCTACTGGATCGCCCGCGCTTTGACCTGA
- a CDS encoding TRAP transporter large permease: MAGFLSHNMAPIMFAALVVFLLLGYPVAFALAANGLLFGLVGIDLGLFRPDFLQALPERVFGTMNNDVLLAIPFFTFMGLVLERSGMAEDLLDTIGQLFGPVRGGLAYAVIFVGALLAATTGVVAASVISMGLISLPIMLRYGYDRRLASGVIAASGTLAQIIPPSLVLIVMADQLQRPVGDMYEGAFIPGLVLAGLYASWVFIVSMVKPEAAPGLPPEAQTLRDADGKTRRLSLLVVTVISTVGAIVLMRTFSNVKAGADYVVLTLSVTMIIGFVIALANRLLRLNLLSRLAEEVVFVMVPPLALIFLVLGTIFIGVATPTEGGAMGATGALLLAAIKGRLNLRLIRQATESTAKLSAFAMFILLGARVFSLTFYGVDGHRWVEELLTSLPGGETGFLVFINILIFVLAFFLDYFELAFIIIPLIGPAADKLGIDLVWLGVMLAINMQTSFMHPPFGFALFFLRSVAPKDSYLDRITGKRMAGITTAQIYWGAVPFVVIQLIMVAMVILFPGMVMHYKSAVPKVDPSTIQIDIPMPPGGDLPPPSLHFQDLPPDLMPPANLMPPQDLAPPQDLAPPSDLAPPSNPAPPADLAPPPDSVPPLDQVPPAPEGRAPDGQAPASEETAPSAPVGGEPARQQ; encoded by the coding sequence ATGGCCGGTTTCCTGTCGCACAACATGGCGCCGATCATGTTCGCGGCGCTGGTGGTGTTCCTGCTGCTCGGCTACCCGGTCGCGTTCGCGCTCGCCGCCAACGGCCTGCTGTTCGGCCTTGTGGGCATCGATCTCGGCCTGTTCCGGCCCGACTTCCTGCAGGCGCTGCCCGAGCGCGTCTTCGGCACGATGAACAACGACGTGCTGCTGGCGATCCCGTTCTTCACCTTCATGGGGCTGGTGCTGGAACGCTCGGGCATGGCCGAGGATCTGCTCGACACCATCGGCCAGCTGTTCGGGCCGGTGCGCGGCGGCCTCGCCTATGCGGTGATCTTCGTCGGCGCCCTGCTCGCCGCCACCACCGGCGTGGTCGCGGCGTCGGTCATCTCGATGGGGCTGATCTCGCTGCCGATCATGCTGCGCTACGGCTATGACCGGCGGCTGGCCTCGGGCGTCATCGCCGCCTCGGGCACGCTGGCCCAGATCATCCCGCCCTCGCTGGTGCTGATCGTGATGGCCGACCAGCTCCAGCGCCCGGTCGGCGACATGTACGAGGGCGCGTTCATCCCCGGCCTGGTGCTGGCGGGCCTCTACGCATCGTGGGTGTTCATCGTCTCGATGGTCAAGCCGGAGGCGGCGCCCGGCCTGCCGCCCGAAGCCCAGACGCTGCGCGATGCCGACGGCAAGACCCGCCGGCTGTCGCTGCTGGTGGTAACGGTGATCTCCACCGTCGGCGCCATCGTGCTGATGCGCACGTTCAGCAACGTCAAAGCGGGCGCCGACTATGTGGTGCTCACCCTGTCGGTCACCATGATCATCGGCTTCGTCATCGCGCTCGCCAACCGCCTGCTGCGGCTGAACCTGCTGTCGCGGCTCGCCGAGGAGGTGGTGTTCGTGATGGTGCCGCCGCTGGCGCTGATCTTCCTGGTGCTCGGCACCATCTTCATCGGCGTCGCCACGCCGACCGAGGGCGGCGCGATGGGCGCCACCGGCGCGCTGCTGCTCGCCGCCATCAAGGGCCGGCTCAATTTGAGGCTGATACGGCAGGCGACCGAGTCCACGGCCAAGCTGTCCGCCTTCGCCATGTTCATCCTGCTCGGCGCGCGGGTGTTCTCGCTCACCTTCTACGGCGTCGACGGCCACCGCTGGGTCGAGGAGCTCCTAACCTCGCTGCCGGGCGGCGAGACCGGCTTCCTGGTGTTCATCAACATCCTGATCTTCGTCCTCGCCTTCTTCCTCGACTATTTCGAGCTGGCCTTCATCATCATCCCGCTGATCGGGCCGGCGGCCGACAAGCTCGGAATCGACCTCGTGTGGCTCGGCGTGATGCTGGCAATCAACATGCAGACCAGCTTCATGCACCCGCCCTTCGGCTTCGCGCTGTTCTTCCTCAGATCGGTGGCGCCGAAGGACAGCTACCTCGACCGCATCACCGGCAAGCGCATGGCCGGCATCACCACCGCCCAGATCTATTGGGGCGCGGTGCCGTTCGTCGTCATCCAGCTCATCATGGTGGCGATGGTGATCCTGTTCCCCGGCATGGTGATGCACTACAAGTCGGCGGTGCCGAAGGTCGACCCCTCGACCATCCAGATCGACATCCCGATGCCGCCCGGCGGCGACCTGCCGCCGCCAAGCCTGCACTTCCAGGATCTGCCGCCGGACCTGATGCCGCCCGCGAACCTCATGCCGCCGCAGGATCTCGCGCCACCGCAGGATCTCGCGCCGCCATCCGATCTTGCGCCGCCCTCGAATCCCGCGCCGCCCGCCGACCTCGCCCCGCCTCCGGATTCTGTACCGCCGCTGGATCAGGTCCCGCCGGCACCGGAGGGGCGGGCCCCGGACGGACAGGCGCCTGCCTCGGAAGAGACGGCGCCATCGGCTCCGGTCGGCGGCGAGCCGGCGCGGCAGCAGTAG